Proteins encoded by one window of Filimonas effusa:
- a CDS encoding PPK2 family polyphosphate kinase — protein sequence MGAIKLDDISTKAPGNLEKDKVKQQNLELAEELNELQNLLYAESKHSVLVIIQGMDASGKDGAIRKVFGNLNPQGVRVESYKAPTARELSHDFLWRIHRDTPAKGMIQVFNRSQYEDVLITRVHKMIDDETAVKRMKAINDFENLLKEHNNTSILKFYLHISKEEQAKRLQERLDDKTKQWKYNEADFTEAKLWKLYMKAYEDCFHTCNKIPWTIVPSDNNWYKEHIIATTLRDTLKSLKMRYPGLKKE from the coding sequence ATGGGAGCAATTAAACTTGACGATATCAGTACAAAAGCACCGGGAAACCTGGAGAAAGACAAAGTAAAACAACAAAACCTCGAATTGGCCGAAGAGCTCAACGAGCTGCAAAACCTGCTCTATGCCGAAAGTAAGCACTCCGTGCTCGTGATCATCCAGGGCATGGACGCCAGCGGTAAAGATGGTGCTATCCGCAAGGTGTTCGGTAATCTTAACCCACAGGGCGTTAGGGTAGAATCATATAAAGCGCCTACCGCCCGCGAACTAAGTCACGACTTCCTCTGGCGCATTCACCGCGATACGCCCGCAAAAGGGATGATCCAGGTGTTTAACCGCTCTCAGTACGAAGACGTGCTCATCACCCGCGTACATAAAATGATCGACGATGAAACCGCCGTCAAACGCATGAAAGCCATCAACGACTTCGAAAACCTGCTCAAAGAACATAACAATACCAGCATCCTAAAATTCTACCTGCATATCTCAAAAGAAGAACAAGCCAAACGCCTGCAGGAACGACTCGACGATAAAACAAAACAATGGAAATACAACGAAGCCGACTTCACCGAAGCCAAACTGTGGAAACTCTACATGAAAGCTTACGAAGACTGCTTCCATACCTGTAACAAAATTCCATGGACCATCGTGCCATCCGATAATAACTGGTACAAAGAACATATTATCGCCACCACGCTGCGCGATACTTTGAAATCATTAAAAATGCGCTACCCCGGACTTAAGAAAGAATAA
- the frr gene encoding ribosome recycling factor, with product MAEELDLILDDAESLMKKAINHLESELAKIRAGKASPALVDGLTVEYYGAPTLISQVANITVLDARTISIQPWERNMLAPIERSIMMANIGITPQNDGVQIRLFMPPLTEERRKELVKKAAGEGEFSKVAIRNIRRDAIESIKKLQKDGLSEDIAKDAEKGVQELTDRFISLVDKHLAAKEKEMMVI from the coding sequence ATGGCAGAAGAACTGGATCTGATACTGGATGACGCAGAATCGTTGATGAAAAAGGCGATCAATCACCTCGAATCTGAGCTGGCAAAGATCCGGGCCGGTAAAGCCAGTCCGGCTTTGGTGGATGGCCTTACCGTTGAATACTACGGCGCGCCTACGCTCATAAGCCAGGTGGCAAACATCACTGTGCTCGACGCCAGAACCATCAGCATACAACCCTGGGAACGTAATATGCTCGCTCCCATCGAAAGGTCTATCATGATGGCCAACATAGGCATCACGCCTCAGAACGATGGCGTTCAAATCCGCCTCTTTATGCCGCCGCTTACAGAGGAAAGAAGAAAAGAACTGGTGAAGAAAGCAGCTGGCGAAGGAGAATTCTCTAAAGTAGCTATCCGCAACATCAGGAGAGACGCCATCGAAAGCATCAAGAAATTACAGAAAGATGGCCTCAGCGAAGACATCGCCAAAGATGCGGAAAAAGGCGTACAGGAATTAACCGACCGCTTTATCTCTCTTGTAGACAAACATCTCGCTGCAAAAGAAAAAGAAATGATGGTGATCTAG
- a CDS encoding transketolase has protein sequence MADVQELKQIASQVRRDIVRMVHAVQSGHPGGSLGCADFLTTLYFNVMEHKPVPFNMDGTNEDLFFLSNGHISPVFYSVLARSGYFDVKELATFRKINSRLQGHPTTHEHLPGVRVASGSLGQGMSVAIGAALAKKINGDKHLVFSLHGDGELDEGQNWEAIMFAGAKGVDNLISTVDHNGQQIDGPTDKVMNLGSLRAKFEAFGWHVLEMDGNDVDDTVKVLNEAKALTGKGKPIGIIMKTGMGKGVDFMEGSHEWHGIAPNDDQLAKALAQLPETLGDY, from the coding sequence ATGGCTGATGTTCAAGAGTTAAAACAGATCGCATCCCAGGTTAGACGGGATATTGTACGAATGGTACATGCTGTTCAAAGCGGTCACCCCGGTGGTTCCCTTGGGTGTGCAGACTTTTTAACCACCCTGTACTTTAACGTAATGGAGCACAAACCTGTTCCGTTCAACATGGATGGTACCAACGAAGATTTATTCTTTTTATCGAATGGTCATATATCCCCGGTATTCTACTCGGTACTCGCGCGTTCAGGTTATTTCGACGTAAAAGAACTGGCTACATTCCGCAAAATCAATTCCCGTTTACAAGGGCACCCTACTACGCATGAGCATCTTCCTGGAGTAAGGGTTGCGAGCGGTTCTCTGGGACAAGGTATGAGTGTTGCCATTGGCGCTGCTCTTGCCAAAAAGATCAATGGTGACAAACACCTTGTTTTCTCCCTCCATGGCGATGGTGAATTAGACGAAGGTCAGAACTGGGAAGCTATTATGTTTGCCGGCGCTAAAGGTGTTGACAACCTGATCTCTACTGTAGACCATAACGGCCAGCAAATTGACGGTCCTACTGATAAAGTAATGAATCTTGGCAGCCTGCGTGCTAAATTCGAAGCATTCGGATGGCATGTACTTGAAATGGACGGCAACGATGTTGACGATACTGTGAAAGTTCTCAACGAAGCAAAAGCTTTAACCGGCAAAGGCAAGCCCATTGGCATTATCATGAAAACCGGTATGGGTAAAGGAGTTGATTTCATGGAAGGCAGCCACGAATGGCATGGCATCGCTCCTAACGACGACCAGTTAGCAAAAGCCCTGGCGCAATTACCTGAGACATTAGGTGATTATTAG